GCCGGTTTCCTGGTGTTCGTGGTCGGCGTGGCGATCAGCGGCTTCGGCCGGCTGCGCCTGGGGCCGGAACACAGTCGCCCCGACTACAGCTACCGCACCTGGTTCGCGATGCTGTTCGCGGCCGGCATGGGCATCGGCCTGATGTTCTTCGGCGTGGCCGAGCCGATCATGCATTACGCCGATCCGCCGGTTGGCGATGCGCGCACGATCGCCGCGGCGCGCAGCGCGATGCGCATCACCTTCTTCCACTGGGGCGTGCATGCGTGGGCGATCTACGCGGTGGTCGCGCTGTCGCTGGCGTACTTCGCCTATCGCCATGGCCTGCCGCTGCGCATCCGCTCCGCGCTCTATCCGCTGATCGGCGAGCGCATCCACGGCCCGGTCGGGCATGCGGTCGATACCTTCGCGGTGCTGGGCACTATCTTCGGCCTGGCCACCTCGCTGGGCCTGGGCGTCATCCAGATCAATACCGGCCTGAGCTACCTGTTCGGTCTCGAGGTCAACGTGACCATGCAGGTGGTACTGATCACGGTGATCACGCTGATCGCCACCGGTTCGGTGGTGTCGGGGCTGGACCGCGGCGTGCGCCGGCTGTCAGAGCTCAACATGCTGATGGCGGTGACCCTGCTCACGTTCGTGCTGCTGGTCGGGCCGACGACGCACCTGCTGCAGGCGTTCGTGCAGAACACCGGCATGTACATCTCCAGCCTGTTCGCGATGACCTTCAACCTCTATGCCTACGAGCCGACCAGCTGGCTCGGCGGCTGGACGCTGTTCTACTGGGGCTGGTGGATCGCGTGGTCGCCGTTCGTGGGCATGTTCATCGCGCGCATCTCGCGCGGCCGCACGGTGCGCGAATTCGTGCTCGGCGTGCTGCTGGTGCCGCTTGGCTTCACCTTCCTGTGGATGACGGTGTACGGCAACACCGCACTGCACCTGGTGATCGTGCAGGGGGTGGCCGGGCTCGCCGACGCGGTGGCCGCCGATACCTCGGTGGCGCTGTTCCGCTTCCTCGAGGAGTTCCCGCTGGCGTCGCTCACCTCCGGGCTGGCGGTGCTGTTGGTGGTGATCTTCTTCGTGACCTCGGCCGATTCCGGCTCGCTGGTGATCGACATGCTCACCAGCCGAGGCGAGGA
This portion of the Luteimonas yindakuii genome encodes:
- a CDS encoding BCCT family transporter; this encodes MTARPTMDQPDQTPAPQGRFAHVLWPVFLPSAGLVLLLVLLSFVIPIRMEAMFQGAQRWVADDAGWFTIAAVAGFLVFVVGVAISGFGRLRLGPEHSRPDYSYRTWFAMLFAAGMGIGLMFFGVAEPIMHYADPPVGDARTIAAARSAMRITFFHWGVHAWAIYAVVALSLAYFAYRHGLPLRIRSALYPLIGERIHGPVGHAVDTFAVLGTIFGLATSLGLGVIQINTGLSYLFGLEVNVTMQVVLITVITLIATGSVVSGLDRGVRRLSELNMLMAVTLLTFVLLVGPTTHLLQAFVQNTGMYISSLFAMTFNLYAYEPTSWLGGWTLFYWGWWIAWSPFVGMFIARISRGRTVREFVLGVLLVPLGFTFLWMTVYGNTALHLVIVQGVAGLADAVAADTSVALFRFLEEFPLASLTSGLAVLLVVIFFVTSADSGSLVIDMLTSRGEEQSPTWQRIFWALLVGAVAIALLIAGGLGALQAATIASALPFTVVMILMCWGVLRAMQLEMVKQRSTREARLLPAGLGGENWKARLQALVRHPTLAEVGGFIEAQVRPALEEVAQELRRQGLDARVASGDDGRVWVEVGHGEEMDFFYSVRPQAYEPPSFILSDPRRQQHPAGDVDYRAEVHLREGGQGYDVMGWRREALIHDVLDQYQRHMHFLQLVR